Proteins encoded by one window of Patescibacteria group bacterium:
- a CDS encoding amidohydrolase family protein codes for MIIDAHTHIYNEKMYQDYTARLGSKDFKAIVMAWESVGNEQVLRFTETKGNLYFIGTVIMDKNIASQLKILEKWFKAGKMRGIKLYPGYKYFYPSDKIVYPIARLCQKYNKPLIFHFGDVFDEKGNAILKYSNPSHVDELAVKFPKCRIIISHFGFPYFLETANVVSKNKNVYTDISGTIDECGNAWDMNNLVRQYAADLKRAFAYFPEAKKKTMFGTDFFGVDTPLNQVRPYLKIAKSVFTKKEQESLFFKLANKLFFS; via the coding sequence ATGATTATTGACGCCCACACCCATATTTATAACGAAAAGATGTACCAGGATTATACGGCCCGGCTCGGAAGTAAAGATTTTAAAGCTATAGTAATGGCTTGGGAAAGCGTTGGCAATGAGCAAGTGTTAAGATTTACTGAAACCAAGGGTAATTTGTATTTTATCGGCACGGTAATAATGGATAAGAATATAGCGAGCCAGCTTAAGATTTTGGAAAAATGGTTCAAGGCCGGAAAGATGCGCGGAATTAAATTATATCCGGGCTACAAATATTTTTACCCGTCAGACAAAATTGTTTATCCAATCGCGAGGTTGTGCCAAAAATATAATAAGCCTTTAATTTTCCATTTCGGCGATGTTTTTGACGAAAAGGGTAATGCCATTTTAAAGTATTCAAATCCTTCGCACGTCGACGAGCTGGCCGTAAAATTCCCTAAATGTAGAATTATTATTTCTCATTTCGGGTTTCCTTATTTTCTGGAAACAGCCAACGTAGTTAGTAAAAATAAGAACGTCTATACGGATATTTCCGGGACGATTGACGAGTGCGGCAACGCTTGGGATATGAATAATCTGGTCCGCCAATACGCGGCGGATTTAAAGAGAGCCTTCGCTTACTTTCCGGAGGCGAAAAAGAAAACCATGTTTGGGACGGATTTTTTCGGCGTAGATACGCCGTTAAACCAGGTTAGGCCTTATTTAAAAATCGCCAAAAGCGTTTTTACCAAAAAAGAACAGGAAAGCCTGTTCTTTAAATTGGCAAACAAATTATTTTTCTCTTAA
- the idi gene encoding isopentenyl-diphosphate Delta-isomerase, whose product MEEKVILVNEKDKEIGREEKLKAHKLGLLHRCFSILVFNSKGELLLQKRAVGKYHSGGLWSNTCCGHPRPGEDVIAAAERRLKEEMGFECELKEVMSFSYKTELDHGLIENEFDHVLIGKYDKDPVLNPEEAEDWRFVSLEKLEKVIEENPARFTVWLKIILLKLKEAGIEI is encoded by the coding sequence ATGGAAGAAAAAGTGATTTTAGTTAACGAAAAAGACAAAGAAATCGGTCGCGAAGAAAAACTAAAAGCCCATAAGCTGGGATTGCTCCACCGGTGCTTTTCCATCCTGGTATTTAACTCTAAAGGCGAGCTTCTGCTCCAAAAACGGGCGGTAGGAAAATACCACTCCGGCGGGCTCTGGAGTAATACCTGCTGCGGCCACCCGCGGCCGGGCGAAGATGTAATAGCGGCCGCAGAGAGGCGCCTTAAAGAAGAGATGGGTTTTGAATGCGAGTTAAAGGAAGTAATGAGCTTTAGCTATAAAACAGAACTGGATCATGGTTTAATAGAAAATGAATTTGACCATGTATTAATTGGGAAATATGACAAAGACCCGGTATTAAATCCGGAAGAAGCCGAAGACTGGCGTTTTGTCAGCCTGGAAAAATTGGAAAAAGTGATAGAGGAAAATCCCGCCAGGTTCACGGTTTGGCTGAAAATTATCCTCTTAAAGCTGAAAGAGGCCGGAATTGAAATTTAA
- a CDS encoding aminoglycoside phosphotransferase family protein, with protein MEICYYDKKTDGKIIQAVKSVLKTGVISCVKMKNGDVNHVFKITTAKGEVIARIFKFENWPEDGKLEWIERRLAKNKIPHAKLLFFTRDKRYFPHGFMISEFIEGEDGFDAIKNGCCTIAQSYFEKGKILKKVHQIKVKKFGPINEGKGKSLNFLNYKLERANRFLNRLAADKMIKTEVIGIFNEKVEKILGPYNKDFKPVLIHGDATRKNTIWSKKNGLMLIDWDNAWSGIWLWDFIELSWWWRHLKSWKDKGKRKTARAAFFRGYGKTACSSRQIDKIERGLHLIKSVERLHYFYYDRENPRFLRLVKKFFLEELYK; from the coding sequence ATGGAAATTTGCTACTACGACAAGAAAACCGACGGAAAAATAATCCAGGCGGTAAAAAGCGTACTCAAAACCGGGGTAATAAGCTGCGTTAAGATGAAGAATGGGGATGTAAACCACGTCTTTAAAATTACCACCGCTAAAGGCGAAGTAATCGCCAGGATTTTTAAGTTCGAGAATTGGCCGGAAGACGGGAAATTAGAATGGATTGAAAGGCGCCTGGCAAAAAATAAAATTCCCCATGCCAAGCTCCTCTTTTTCACCCGGGACAAAAGATATTTTCCCCACGGCTTCATGATTTCGGAGTTTATAGAAGGGGAAGACGGCTTTGATGCGATAAAAAACGGCTGCTGCACGATTGCGCAGTCGTATTTTGAAAAGGGAAAAATCCTGAAAAAAGTCCACCAGATAAAAGTAAAAAAGTTCGGTCCGATTAACGAAGGAAAGGGAAAATCATTAAACTTTTTGAATTATAAACTGGAGCGGGCCAACCGCTTTTTAAACCGGCTGGCGGCCGATAAAATGATAAAAACGGAAGTCATCGGCATTTTTAATGAAAAGGTGGAAAAAATCCTGGGCCCCTATAATAAGGACTTTAAGCCGGTATTAATCCACGGCGACGCGACGAGGAAAAATACCATTTGGTCGAAAAAAAACGGTTTAATGCTTATTGACTGGGATAATGCCTGGTCAGGAATCTGGCTTTGGGATTTTATTGAGCTTTCCTGGTGGTGGCGGCATCTTAAATCGTGGAAAGACAAAGGAAAAAGAAAAACTGCCCGGGCCGCGTTTTTTAGAGGCTATGGCAAAACCGCCTGCTCTTCAAGGCAGATCGACAAGATTGAGCGCGGTTTGCATCTCATTAAGTCCGTGGAAAGGCTTCATTATTTTTATTATGACCGCGAAAACCCCCGTTTTCTTAGATTAGTAAAAAAGTTTTTTTTAGAAGAGCTTTATAAATAA
- the dnaX gene encoding DNA polymerase III subunit gamma/tau: MTTLYRKHRPNNFSEVVNQNHVKLTLTHEIASGKIAQAYLFCGPRGIGKTTLARVFAKAINCETRKEGKFEPCNKCPSCDEINEFRSFDIAEIDAASHTGVDNVRENIIASSRVAPSRLKYKVFIIDEVHMLSTSSFNALLKTIEEPPPHIVFILCTTEIHKVPTTIISRCQRFDLKKISVPDIVRKLQYIAKAEDLKISDNILEEIARRSEGHMRDAESLLGQLLAVGGKEITEEEAGLVIPRSDINEIISLVAFLNKRDSVGAIRLINRLAEEGVELKNFAANLIEILRRLMLAKINPALVENLSLELGEQVEIELTAAGKDLAIERIIFMIEELVLARNEIKNSFITQLPLELAVVRIGLYSGAKDSPAPASPSFSNRTDAYPSPKPQDAARGAGPRPSAPSAIAIDKVMEKWNEVLARVKKYNHSLSFVLKVCEPRSVSENSLCLAFKYKFHKDRIDNPSIKSIVEKTLKEVYNLPLRVEVIIDESMEIGQESDRREGEKESNGGQAGKSAKDAGAGAAGNDMMANLLKTFGGKIIE; this comes from the coding sequence ATGACTACACTATATAGAAAACACCGCCCTAATAATTTTTCCGAAGTCGTGAATCAAAATCACGTAAAGCTTACGCTTACGCACGAAATCGCTTCAGGCAAGATCGCCCAGGCGTATCTTTTTTGCGGTCCGCGGGGAATCGGCAAGACGACCCTAGCGCGGGTTTTTGCCAAGGCGATAAACTGTGAAACCCGGAAAGAAGGAAAATTCGAGCCCTGCAACAAATGCCCGTCCTGCGATGAAATAAATGAATTCCGCAGTTTTGATATTGCTGAAATTGACGCGGCCTCGCACACTGGCGTCGATAACGTCCGGGAAAATATAATCGCTTCTTCGCGCGTTGCTCCCAGCCGCTTAAAGTATAAAGTTTTTATTATCGACGAAGTGCATATGCTTTCAACCTCGTCTTTTAACGCGCTTTTAAAAACGATTGAAGAGCCGCCGCCGCACATTGTCTTTATTTTATGCACAACCGAAATTCATAAAGTTCCGACTACGATAATTTCCCGTTGCCAGCGCTTTGATTTAAAAAAAATTAGCGTTCCGGATATCGTCCGAAAGCTCCAATACATCGCCAAAGCCGAGGATTTGAAAATTTCCGATAATATTTTAGAAGAAATCGCCCGGCGCTCGGAAGGCCATATGCGGGACGCCGAGAGCCTTTTAGGCCAGCTCTTGGCGGTCGGCGGAAAGGAAATAACCGAAGAAGAGGCCGGCCTCGTAATTCCAAGAAGCGATATTAACGAAATAATCAGCCTGGTCGCATTTTTAAATAAAAGAGACTCGGTCGGCGCTATCCGCCTTATAAACAGGCTGGCGGAAGAAGGAGTGGAATTGAAAAATTTTGCCGCTAATTTGATTGAAATTTTGAGAAGGCTGATGCTTGCTAAAATTAATCCGGCTTTAGTCGAGAATTTGAGCCTGGAGTTGGGCGAACAAGTTGAAATCGAGCTTACGGCCGCGGGAAAAGATTTGGCTATTGAACGGATTATATTTATGATCGAGGAATTGGTTTTAGCCCGAAATGAGATAAAAAATTCGTTTATCACCCAGCTGCCGCTTGAACTGGCCGTTGTCCGGATCGGGCTTTATTCCGGCGCCAAGGATTCGCCAGCTCCGGCCAGCCCTTCTTTTTCCAATCGTACAGACGCCTATCCGTCTCCCAAACCCCAGGACGCCGCGAGAGGCGCCGGCCCGAGGCCATCCGCGCCTTCCGCCATTGCCATTGATAAGGTGATGGAGAAATGGAACGAGGTTTTAGCCCGGGTAAAAAAATACAACCATTCGCTGTCTTTTGTATTAAAAGTCTGCGAACCCAGGAGCGTTTCCGAAAACAGCTTATGTCTGGCCTTTAAATACAAATTCCATAAAGACCGGATCGATAATCCGTCTATAAAATCAATAGTTGAAAAAACTTTAAAAGAGGTATATAATCTACCGTTAAGGGTTGAAGTGATAATTGACGAATCAATGGAAATAGGCCAAGAGTCGGACCGGCGGGAAGGGGAAAAGGAGTCTAATGGAGGCCAGGCAGGCAAGAGCGCCAAAGATGCCGGCGCCGGGGCGGCCGGGAATGACATGATGGCTAACCTCCTAAAGACTTTTGGCGGAAAAATAATCGAATAG
- the thrC gene encoding threonine synthase: MKQTWLECIGCGRIQDLLAERKFRCPKCNDLFEIKHNFSPFIDAYTGKGLKSEFEGRKGIFRSTFEPWEMSGVWRYRELIMPYLPTEYIVSLGEGNVPILPAGKKLMRWLGTDQIKVWIILEGMTPTGSFKDFGGTVMISTAKAAGVEVVVCASTGDTSAMAAAYAAPAGMKCTVILPEGKVTAVQLAQPFVHGAKVITLPGSFDDCMRVVQDLVLNHGAYPANSLNPARIEGHQATAFQIAQFFNWKMPDWIAVPVGNGSNSSSIGKGMRLMHGLGITEECSRILGCQSMAANPLSSSWNRAQTGMSIFEDAGHANLSLEHWRNNYQPVQVGETTATAARIGNPVSREKVMREVVNSKGAMKTVSELDLNEAVAVCGQDGIFVCPQTGTALAGVRDAIADGKIQPGQTVVVVSTATGLKFTDSAARYLKKEIIKAPDCETDTVRRIIGM, encoded by the coding sequence ATGAAACAAACCTGGCTGGAGTGCATAGGATGCGGCAGGATTCAAGATCTTCTTGCCGAGCGGAAATTTCGCTGTCCCAAATGCAACGACCTTTTCGAAATTAAACACAATTTTAGCCCCTTCATTGACGCATACACGGGCAAAGGATTGAAAAGCGAATTTGAAGGCCGGAAGGGTATTTTTCGCAGTACTTTTGAGCCCTGGGAAATGTCCGGGGTGTGGAGATATCGAGAACTTATTATGCCGTATCTCCCGACCGAGTACATCGTTTCCCTGGGTGAAGGCAACGTACCAATTCTCCCGGCTGGAAAAAAACTCATGCGATGGCTCGGAACCGACCAGATTAAAGTCTGGATAATCCTTGAGGGCATGACTCCGACCGGGTCGTTCAAAGATTTTGGCGGGACGGTTATGATATCTACAGCAAAAGCCGCCGGAGTGGAAGTAGTGGTTTGCGCTTCAACTGGTGATACCTCGGCCATGGCGGCCGCCTACGCTGCTCCCGCGGGAATGAAATGCACCGTGATATTGCCTGAAGGGAAAGTAACGGCTGTGCAGCTGGCTCAACCTTTTGTGCATGGCGCTAAAGTTATTACCCTCCCGGGGAGTTTTGACGACTGTATGAGAGTCGTCCAAGATCTTGTTTTGAATCACGGCGCCTATCCGGCCAACAGCCTGAACCCGGCTCGCATAGAGGGCCATCAGGCAACCGCCTTCCAGATTGCCCAATTTTTCAACTGGAAAATGCCCGACTGGATTGCAGTGCCGGTCGGAAATGGATCAAACAGTTCATCCATCGGTAAAGGAATGCGGCTAATGCATGGCTTGGGGATTACCGAGGAATGCTCAAGAATACTCGGCTGCCAGTCAATGGCCGCTAACCCGCTTTCCAGTTCATGGAACAGGGCGCAAACCGGCATGTCGATTTTTGAGGATGCCGGGCATGCTAATCTCTCTTTGGAACATTGGCGGAATAATTATCAGCCTGTACAGGTCGGCGAGACTACGGCAACAGCAGCCAGGATCGGCAACCCGGTATCGCGGGAAAAAGTAATGCGTGAGGTCGTTAATTCCAAAGGCGCCATGAAGACGGTTTCCGAGCTTGACCTCAATGAAGCGGTCGCCGTATGTGGCCAGGACGGTATATTCGTCTGCCCGCAAACTGGCACGGCTTTGGCTGGAGTCAGGGACGCCATAGCGGATGGAAAGATTCAACCCGGACAAACTGTGGTCGTTGTTTCAACGGCAACAGGACTTAAGTTCACGGATTCCGCGGCCCGATACCTGAAAAAGGAAATTATTAAGGCTCCGGACTGCGAAACTGACACAGTCCGGAGGATTATCGGCATGTAA
- a CDS encoding type IV secretory system conjugative DNA transfer family protein, which produces MAITIAWLGLAIVFVWAFRTVVKFLVKNSSYFDHVIYRVRLPKEKPGEDQKEMNYQRVQKLHEEIAKCETLFAAIGGLRAQRWLMAWLFGRNDHFSFEIVAHKKIISFYMAAPRQLGPFLEQQIQAHFPEAIMEPVEDYNIFSPNSKIIAGYLRVKKEYIFPLKTYKKMEVDPLNTITNTLSKLEAEEGIAIQFIVRSAHSRWHKRARKVIRKVMSGKTIYEALHFSLFGSILSFAGDLAHASKPKINEENRPKRNSAMEEEILKVIEEKNSKSGLDANIRVIISSDSLSHAKIHLTDIGAAFSQYNFYEYGNYFDNKVLKWWQANAWLQNQLIRDFIFRRFSDRVRILLNSEELTSLFHLPLRWNDTPNIMWLLAKHAPAPANLPEEGIVVGNNVFRSQTRQIHLKRDDRRRHMYVIGKSGVGKSQFLAGLAIQDIINGEGVGVIDPHGDLVQDILARIPPERVEDVILFAPSDIKRPLALNLMEYDPRYPEQKTFVINEMIRIFDKLYDLKATGGPIFEQYMRNAMLLVMGDPESGSTLMEIPKVLADSVFRKKKLERCSDPTVVDFWKKEAEKAGGDAALANIVPYVTSKLTSFISNDMMRPIIGQQKSSFNLRDVMDRRKILLVDLSKGQIGEMNSFLLGMILVGKILMSALSRGDLPNEERKDFYLYIDEFHNFTTDSVATILSEARKYRLNLIMAHQYLGQLVHKNETVIKDAVFGNAGSWFVFKVGSEDAEKLVKEFEPVFNQYDLINVDKYTCYSKMLVDNTPTRPFSLKPLWPLPGIERKDLAGKIKALSRLKYGQDRHIIEAEIIRRVKIGA; this is translated from the coding sequence ATGGCAATTACCATCGCCTGGCTGGGGCTGGCGATAGTTTTTGTATGGGCTTTCCGGACGGTTGTTAAGTTCCTAGTAAAGAATTCCAGTTATTTTGACCATGTGATTTACCGGGTGCGCCTGCCTAAAGAAAAGCCGGGCGAGGATCAGAAGGAAATGAATTACCAGCGGGTGCAAAAACTGCACGAAGAAATAGCCAAATGCGAGACTTTGTTCGCGGCTATCGGAGGGCTTCGGGCCCAGAGGTGGCTAATGGCGTGGCTTTTTGGAAGAAACGACCATTTTTCCTTTGAGATCGTAGCCCATAAAAAAATTATATCTTTTTATATGGCCGCGCCGAGACAGCTGGGGCCTTTTTTAGAACAGCAAATCCAGGCGCATTTTCCCGAGGCGATAATGGAGCCGGTCGAGGATTATAATATTTTTTCACCCAACTCCAAAATTATCGCCGGATACTTGCGGGTAAAAAAAGAATATATTTTCCCCTTGAAGACCTACAAGAAGATGGAAGTTGATCCATTGAATACGATTACCAATACCTTGTCCAAGCTTGAGGCAGAGGAAGGAATCGCAATTCAATTTATCGTCCGGAGCGCCCATTCGCGCTGGCATAAACGGGCGCGGAAAGTAATAAGGAAAGTGATGTCCGGAAAAACGATTTACGAAGCCCTGCATTTTAGTTTGTTCGGGAGTATTTTGTCTTTTGCCGGCGATTTGGCGCACGCTTCCAAACCGAAAATAAATGAAGAAAACCGGCCCAAGCGCAATTCGGCCATGGAAGAGGAAATCTTGAAAGTAATTGAGGAAAAAAATTCCAAATCCGGGCTGGACGCGAATATCCGGGTTATTATCAGTTCGGACAGCCTTTCGCACGCCAAAATCCATTTGACTGATATTGGCGCGGCTTTTTCCCAGTACAATTTTTACGAATACGGGAATTACTTTGATAATAAGGTTTTGAAATGGTGGCAGGCTAACGCCTGGCTCCAAAACCAGCTGATCCGCGATTTTATTTTCCGGCGCTTTTCCGACCGGGTCAGAATTTTACTGAATTCCGAAGAATTGACTTCGCTTTTTCATCTGCCTTTGCGCTGGAATGATACGCCGAATATCATGTGGCTTCTGGCCAAGCACGCGCCGGCGCCGGCTAATCTGCCCGAAGAGGGAATAGTTGTCGGCAATAATGTTTTCAGGAGCCAGACCAGGCAAATCCATCTAAAGCGCGATGACCGCCGGCGGCATATGTACGTTATCGGAAAATCCGGCGTTGGTAAATCGCAGTTTCTAGCCGGACTCGCGATCCAGGACATTATTAACGGCGAAGGGGTCGGCGTAATCGATCCGCACGGCGATTTGGTTCAGGATATCCTGGCTCGCATACCTCCCGAGCGCGTTGAAGACGTTATTTTATTCGCCCCTTCGGACATAAAAAGGCCTTTGGCATTGAACCTCATGGAATACGACCCGCGCTACCCGGAGCAAAAAACTTTTGTCATTAACGAGATGATCCGGATTTTTGACAAGCTTTATGATTTAAAAGCTACCGGCGGGCCGATTTTCGAGCAGTACATGAGGAACGCGATGCTCTTGGTCATGGGCGACCCGGAATCAGGATCGACTTTAATGGAAATTCCGAAGGTTTTAGCCGATTCGGTTTTCCGGAAAAAGAAACTGGAGCGCTGTTCGGATCCGACGGTTGTTGATTTTTGGAAAAAAGAAGCGGAGAAGGCGGGCGGGGACGCGGCTTTAGCGAATATCGTCCCTTATGTCACTTCTAAGCTTACGTCCTTTATTTCGAACGACATGATGCGGCCGATTATCGGCCAGCAAAAAAGCTCATTCAACCTGCGCGACGTTATGGACCGGCGGAAGATTTTATTGGTTGATTTGTCTAAGGGCCAGATCGGGGAAATGAATTCATTCCTCTTGGGCATGATTTTAGTCGGAAAAATTCTAATGTCCGCCTTGTCGCGCGGCGACTTGCCTAACGAAGAAAGAAAAGATTTTTATTTGTATATTGATGAGTTTCATAACTTTACTACCGATTCGGTCGCGACTATTTTATCAGAAGCGAGAAAATACCGCCTAAATCTTATCATGGCCCATCAATACCTGGGACAGCTGGTGCATAAAAATGAAACCGTAATTAAAGACGCGGTATTCGGCAATGCCGGCTCCTGGTTTGTCTTTAAAGTCGGCTCCGAAGACGCGGAAAAATTGGTTAAAGAATTCGAACCAGTCTTTAACCAGTATGACCTTATAAATGTCGATAAATACACTTGCTATTCAAAAATGCTGGTAGACAACACTCCCACCCGGCCTTTTTCCCTAAAGCCTTTGTGGCCGCTTCCGGGCATCGAGAGAAAGGATTTAGCCGGGAAAATAAAAGCCCTTTCCCGCCTGAAATACGGCCAAGACCGGCATATTATCGAGGCGGAAATAATCCGCCGGGTGAAGATCGGGGCTTAG
- a CDS encoding glycosyltransferase: protein MKICLISNLYKPYNRGGAERIVDLMASDYASQGHEVFIVSTRPWFKKQTAYGARNNSESGQSKNAPRVFFIPGLYFNLARLPLILRVPWHLIDMFDAVSCFRVRKILKKEKPDLVITHNLKGISYLVPRLLKNLGIKHTHYLHDIQLVFPSGILYYGEEKKLDSLSARIYQRLLIRLFNSPETVLSPSKWLLDLHTWRGFFKDSKKEARDNSVLINALNSGPPETKDGTGKEFKFLFAGQIEKQKGIEVLIKAFFGLAGACLTIAGDGGLMEKIKQESGNGGRIFVLGKKSPKEVLRLMAQSDCLVVPSLCYENSPSVIYEAIAQKLPIIASNIGGIPELIKKYGGKLFIPGSAEDLKKKMEEAIDEARRKVV, encoded by the coding sequence ATGAAAATCTGCCTGATAAGTAACCTATATAAGCCTTATAACCGCGGCGGCGCCGAAAGGATTGTTGATCTTATGGCGAGTGATTACGCGAGCCAGGGACACGAAGTTTTTATAGTGAGTACCAGGCCCTGGTTTAAAAAGCAGACTGCGTACGGCGCGAGAAATAATAGCGAGAGCGGGCAAAGTAAAAATGCGCCGCGAGTTTTTTTTATTCCCGGGTTATATTTTAATCTGGCCCGCCTGCCATTAATATTACGAGTGCCGTGGCATCTAATTGATATGTTTGATGCCGTCTCATGCTTTCGGGTCAGAAAAATTTTAAAAAAAGAAAAACCCGATTTGGTTATTACCCATAACTTAAAAGGCATAAGCTATCTCGTCCCGCGGCTTTTAAAAAATTTAGGCATTAAACATACTCATTACTTGCATGACATCCAGCTCGTTTTTCCTTCAGGCATTCTTTATTACGGCGAGGAAAAAAAACTCGACAGCCTATCGGCAAGAATTTATCAGCGCCTCTTGATCCGGCTTTTTAATTCGCCCGAAACAGTATTATCTCCATCAAAGTGGCTTTTGGATCTGCATACTTGGCGCGGTTTTTTTAAAGATTCAAAAAAGGAAGCGCGGGACAATTCGGTTTTGATTAACGCGTTAAATAGCGGGCCGCCGGAAACAAAAGACGGTACGGGCAAAGAATTTAAATTTTTATTTGCCGGACAGATTGAAAAGCAAAAAGGGATTGAGGTTTTAATTAAAGCTTTTTTCGGCCTGGCTGGCGCGTGCCTTACAATCGCCGGAGACGGAGGGCTCATGGAAAAAATTAAACAGGAATCCGGAAATGGCGGACGGATATTTGTTCTAGGCAAGAAAAGCCCTAAAGAAGTTTTGCGCCTTATGGCCCAATCAGACTGCCTCGTCGTCCCTTCGCTATGTTATGAAAATTCGCCGTCGGTAATTTACGAAGCGATAGCGCAAAAACTGCCAATCATCGCCTCAAATATCGGCGGAATCCCGGAGCTCATAAAGAAGTACGGCGGAAAATTATTTATTCCGGGCAGCGCGGAAGATTTGAAAAAGAAGATGGAAGAGGCAATTGATGAAGCCCGGAGAAAAGTGGTATAA
- a CDS encoding glycosyltransferase family 4 protein produces the protein MKIAQIISTYPPYRGGMGMVAKNYARLLGARGNEVKTFTPDYVGTGRGSNMEAGGTAGDESEKSGETIRLKPVLRYGNAGFLPQIFFRLKNFDAAILHYPFFGTAEVVWLARILGLFRGRLIIQYHMDVAGLSLLAWIMSWPSRLILPSLIKRADLVLSSSLDYISESGIKKYYKKYPGKFIELPFGVDLRKFQAGAAVRDNSSVKNILFVGGLDKAHYFKGLGVLLKSISLLKDSNYSLQVVGDGDLRESYEKMAKELGIENKVEFMRSVDSSSLPEIFRRANLFILPSIAKGEAFGLVLVEAMASGVPVIASNLPGVRTVFNDGAEGYLSRPGDSDDLAEKIKLILTNDDLAKKMGEAGRKLAEEKYDWEKIGGRLNDLIAGK, from the coding sequence ATGAAAATCGCGCAAATAATCAGCACATATCCGCCTTATCGAGGCGGGATGGGGATGGTGGCAAAAAACTATGCCCGGCTTTTGGGTGCGAGGGGAAATGAGGTAAAGACTTTTACCCCGGATTATGTAGGAACTGGCCGAGGTAGTAATATGGAAGCAGGAGGCACTGCTGGCGATGAGTCAGAAAAGAGCGGCGAAACCATAAGATTAAAGCCGGTTTTAAGATACGGAAACGCGGGGTTTTTGCCGCAGATTTTTTTTCGTCTGAAGAATTTTGACGCCGCGATACTTCATTATCCATTCTTTGGAACCGCGGAAGTTGTTTGGCTCGCGCGGATTTTGGGCTTGTTCCGCGGACGGTTGATTATTCAATATCATATGGACGTTGCCGGTCTTTCTTTGCTTGCCTGGATTATGAGCTGGCCTTCGCGGTTGATTCTACCCTCTTTAATTAAGCGGGCTGATCTTGTCCTTTCCTCCAGTTTGGATTATATTTCCGAGTCAGGCATAAAAAAATATTACAAAAAATATCCGGGTAAATTTATCGAATTGCCGTTTGGCGTTGATTTGAGAAAGTTTCAGGCTGGGGCGGCGGTACGCGATAATTCAAGCGTAAAAAACATACTATTCGTCGGCGGCTTGGATAAAGCTCATTATTTTAAAGGCTTGGGCGTGCTTTTAAAATCAATATCCCTTTTAAAAGACAGTAATTATAGCCTGCAAGTTGTCGGCGATGGCGATTTAAGAGAAAGTTATGAAAAAATGGCTAAAGAACTGGGCATTGAAAATAAGGTGGAGTTCATGCGTTCAGTTGATTCATCAAGCTTGCCGGAAATTTTTCGCCGGGCAAATTTATTTATTTTACCCTCAATTGCCAAAGGCGAAGCTTTTGGATTAGTATTAGTTGAAGCTATGGCTTCGGGCGTCCCGGTAATCGCTTCAAATCTACCGGGTGTCCGAACCGTTTTTAATGATGGCGCGGAAGGGTATCTCTCCCGGCCGGGAGATTCGGATGATTTGGCCGAAAAAATAAAATTAATTTTAACTAATGATGATTTAGCTAAAAAGATGGGCGAGGCGGGAAGAAAATTGGCCGAAGAAAAATATGACTGGGAAAAAATCGGCGGCCGATTGAATGATTTAATTGCCGGTAAATAG